The region AGGCGCGAATCGCCGAAACCATGTTTGGGCACTCGTTGGCCGGCATTCGCCTGCTGTCCGCTGTCGCTGGCGCCCTCCGGGTTCTGCTGACAGGGCTGCTGGTATGGGCTCTTGGGGGGCGAAGACCGGCACAGGCTCTCGCGATGATCGGCATCCTGCTCGCGCCGCAATATCTTGGACTCGACAGCTTTCTTTCCATGAACTCGTGGGAGTCCTTTTTCTGGATGGCCTGCCTGCTGGCTCTCATTCTACTGCTTCGGGGAAGAAGCATCCGTGCCTGCTGGATCGTCTTCGGGATCTCCGCCGGGATTGGTCTGTTGAACAAACCATCCATGACATTTTTCCTGGTCGCGCTGCTGATCGGACTGCTGCTGACACCCGAGCGGCGAATCCTCTTCAGTCGCTGGAGCGCACTTGGTGTTGCTCTGATGATCCTGATTGCTCTCCCTAACCTCCTATGGCAGGTTGCAAATCACTGGCCTACGCTGGAGTTCCTTCACAACGGTCGAGTAGGGCACAAGAATATTGCGCTTGCTCCACTTCCCTTCCTCGTGCAACAGGTCTTAAATCTGAACCCTGTCTCGATCTTTCTCTGGGGATGGGGCCTGCTCTGGTTGCTCTTCCATCGCACGGCAAAGAGCTGGCGGTTTCTCGGACTCACCTACCTTCTTTTTCTTGCAGGCATGATGGCGCTTCACGCGAAGGACTATTACGTAATTCCCATCTATCCAATTCTGTTCGCAGCTGGAGGACTTGCGTGGGAGCAGCAATTCCGCAATCGCCCGGCGGTTTGCGATGATCGGGCCTTCGCTTTCCCTGTCTACGAGACGCTGCTCATCCTGACCGGGCTGCTGACTCTTCCAATGGCAATCCCGGTTCTACGTCCTGCGCCATGGATTGCGTATGCGAAAGCGATCCACCTCTACGATCAATCCGGCAACACTGAGAATGTATCCAGCGGCCTTCTGCCACAGTTCTATGCCGACCGGTTCGGGTGGCAGGAAGAGGTGGATAAGATCCAAACCATCGTGCAACACCTCTCACCAGAGGATCGGGCACACGTGGGCATCCTGGCGAACAATTACGGAGAGGCAGGCGCCCTGGACTTCCTGGGCCATGACCTTCCTCCTGTCATCAGCGGACACAACACCTACTGGATATGGGGACCGCACGATGTCGGTGGCCAGGTCCTGATCGTCATCTCCGGAGATCCACCGGACCGCTTCAAAGAATTCTGCAGGCAGGTCGAAGACGAAGGGCGCCTGAATCATCCGTTCTCGATGCCTTACGAGCGCAAGCACATCTATCTTCTTCACGATTGCAGACGCCCGATGTCTCCCAAGGATGATTGGATCAGGTACAAGCACTACTTCTAACGCTTCCCCTGCCAAAGCGTCTCTGTTGCTGTGCTACTCTCCGAGCAACGCATGCAAGTGAAAGAGCAGCCACAGACGGAACTGCCCCGCGTCCTGAACGCGTCTCATGCCACCTCTATTGTGGTTGGCATCATCATCGGCAGCGGAATTTTTCTTGTCCCTCGCGAGATGATGGCCGCCGTCGGTTCCTCCGGCATGGTCTATGCGGTATGGATTGTGGGCGGCCTGCTGTCGCTGTTCGGTGCCATGACCTATGCCGAGATTGCCGCCCTGCGGCCAAAGTATGGCGGAGAATATGCCTTTCTGCGCGAGGCATACGGCGATCTCGTCGGCTTTCTGTACATGTGGACGTGGATCACTGTCGCCAAGCCTGCATCCATCGCCACGATCGCCGCAGGACTGGCGCGAGTGCTGGCAACCTTTCCCGCGTTCTACTTCCTGGAACATCGCGCCTTCGGTTCCCTGCTTTGGAGCCAGATCTTTGCCATCGCGGTCACATGGCTGATCACCGGCCTCAACATTCTGGGCACACGAAAGTCCGGCAATGTGCAGCTCGCCCTGACCTGGCTTAAGATTCTGCTGATCGGTGTCATCGCCGGTATCTGCTTCAGCGCAGCAGGCAGCCACGGCTCATGGCACAACTTTGCGACGGAGTTCACCGGAGCGCATGGTGGTTTTTCAGGATTCATGATCGCCCTCATTGCTGCGCTATGGGCATATGACGGATGGAGCGACGTCACCCAGATGGCCGGCGAGGTCAAGGATCCGCAGCGTAGTCTGCCTTTGGCCCTCATCGGCGGAGTCGCCATCGTTGGCGGACTCTACATGCTGACCAACGCGGCCATTCAGTACGTCATGCCCGCGGCTGCAATCGCGGGCGCCGACCGGCCAGCAGCCGATGCGCTGGGACTCATTGCCGGAAGCTGGGGCTCCGGCCTGGTCTCGATTGGAATGGCCGTCAGTATCTGCGCGACGTTCGTGGGGTCTACGTTGTCAGGGGCGAGAGTCCCATTCGCTGCAGCTCACGATGGCCTGTTCTTCCGGCAGTTGGCGCACGTTCATCCAAAGTTCCGTACACCCTCGACGTCTCTCATTCTGCAGGCGATTCTCAGTTCTCTGCTGCTGCTGGCAATCGGGCGGTTCCAGTCGTTGTTCTCGCTGGCAATTTTTGCGGAGTGGTTCTTCTACGCTCTGACGGCGAGCACAGTCTTCGTCTTCCGACGACGCGACCCCGCCGGATCACGGCCTTACAGCGTTTGGGGATATCCTGTGCTGCCGCTGCTCTTTATCGCAGCCGCTGTCATTCTACTGGTGTTTTCGTTTGCCAATCAGCCGCGGAACTCTATCATCGGAACCGT is a window of Edaphobacter sp. 12200R-103 DNA encoding:
- a CDS encoding glycosyltransferase family 39 protein, which translates into the protein MSTATASTTVVRPVDRSFRNALRLALFFALIKLALHIGTNLWEAHIGWGYFRDEFYYLACGNHLAWGYVDHGPVVALQARIAETMFGHSLAGIRLLSAVAGALRVLLTGLLVWALGGRRPAQALAMIGILLAPQYLGLDSFLSMNSWESFFWMACLLALILLLRGRSIRACWIVFGISAGIGLLNKPSMTFFLVALLIGLLLTPERRILFSRWSALGVALMILIALPNLLWQVANHWPTLEFLHNGRVGHKNIALAPLPFLVQQVLNLNPVSIFLWGWGLLWLLFHRTAKSWRFLGLTYLLFLAGMMALHAKDYYVIPIYPILFAAGGLAWEQQFRNRPAVCDDRAFAFPVYETLLILTGLLTLPMAIPVLRPAPWIAYAKAIHLYDQSGNTENVSSGLLPQFYADRFGWQEEVDKIQTIVQHLSPEDRAHVGILANNYGEAGALDFLGHDLPPVISGHNTYWIWGPHDVGGQVLIVISGDPPDRFKEFCRQVEDEGRLNHPFSMPYERKHIYLLHDCRRPMSPKDDWIRYKHYF
- a CDS encoding APC family permease; the protein is MQVKEQPQTELPRVLNASHATSIVVGIIIGSGIFLVPREMMAAVGSSGMVYAVWIVGGLLSLFGAMTYAEIAALRPKYGGEYAFLREAYGDLVGFLYMWTWITVAKPASIATIAAGLARVLATFPAFYFLEHRAFGSLLWSQIFAIAVTWLITGLNILGTRKSGNVQLALTWLKILLIGVIAGICFSAAGSHGSWHNFATEFTGAHGGFSGFMIALIAALWAYDGWSDVTQMAGEVKDPQRSLPLALIGGVAIVGGLYMLTNAAIQYVMPAAAIAGADRPAADALGLIAGSWGSGLVSIGMAVSICATFVGSTLSGARVPFAAAHDGLFFRQLAHVHPKFRTPSTSLILQAILSSLLLLAIGRFQSLFSLAIFAEWFFYALTASTVFVFRRRDPAGSRPYSVWGYPVLPLLFIAAAVILLVFSFANQPRNSIIGTVIILCGIPLHYAFQRRRQTA